Proteins from one Oscillatoria nigro-viridis PCC 7112 genomic window:
- a CDS encoding restriction endonuclease-related protein, whose amino-acid sequence MYFEDDRQWEGTAEFLTKELKRRIEQLGLSVEPPALRTVRSWRSKQLLSQPKGQEFRFRQILEGLATALLLKKGWTLAAIAQVLPSFPDATLEQQILAEADGQNPTWLPQMQTTTLPLPTGHASTIDLAEDTVILLAQGILRQYTRILNRDIVRQDDTMPSELYRAMCKLGRLYIESGQSDRAACVHTVLERARYPLNKWDLDIFCHADFDSGQVILIDPDLRVPTPDCAVIANSKGTFGEDNIIEHRLYQRLREATERLGIRRQHKAYTALRSLFGSRSLIGEHQLLEYLRDNDLTPLQGMIVDTFFDSVSDVWLIDGHAHRCAYCGTLMRPYPNKELFPDGRCPIRQCLGHNSSTAKVSEKLDPNQDRLLIAKPQILTYWTGPAIDELAIFKAAIKNGLDAELYPESDLCDVAINGRNIGIDAKSYTSPVSLALRLNRTGIGGLKHYRRRIIAVSDQLIEERPDYLSTFESALDKKGDPATLEILSVSQVIELLKAIKYEN is encoded by the coding sequence ATGTACTTTGAAGACGATCGCCAGTGGGAGGGAACTGCTGAGTTTCTGACAAAAGAACTAAAACGACGGATTGAGCAGCTTGGGCTATCTGTGGAACCACCAGCCTTACGAACTGTGCGATCGTGGAGATCCAAGCAACTCCTGTCACAGCCGAAAGGTCAAGAATTTCGGTTTCGGCAGATTTTAGAAGGACTGGCAACTGCACTTTTGCTCAAGAAAGGCTGGACACTGGCCGCGATCGCGCAAGTTTTACCCTCATTCCCGGACGCAACTTTGGAGCAACAAATTCTTGCCGAGGCTGATGGTCAAAACCCAACCTGGTTGCCACAAATGCAAACAACGACATTGCCATTACCCACAGGACACGCCAGCACGATCGATCTGGCTGAAGATACTGTTATATTGCTGGCCCAGGGAATTCTGCGACAGTACACAAGAATTCTCAATCGAGACATCGTTCGCCAAGACGATACTATGCCATCGGAACTTTATCGGGCTATGTGCAAGTTGGGCAGGCTGTATATCGAATCCGGACAAAGCGATCGCGCGGCTTGCGTGCATACGGTTTTGGAACGTGCTAGATATCCCCTCAATAAGTGGGACTTAGATATTTTTTGTCACGCCGATTTTGACTCGGGTCAAGTAATTCTCATCGATCCAGACTTGCGAGTGCCAACCCCAGATTGTGCAGTAATTGCCAACAGTAAAGGTACTTTTGGCGAAGATAATATCATCGAACACCGCCTGTACCAACGGTTGCGCGAGGCAACTGAACGATTGGGGATTCGCCGCCAGCACAAAGCTTATACGGCTTTGCGATCGCTATTTGGCAGCAGATCGCTCATCGGAGAACACCAACTCTTAGAGTATTTACGTGACAACGATTTAACCCCTTTACAGGGAATGATTGTTGACACCTTTTTTGATAGCGTGTCGGATGTCTGGTTAATTGACGGACACGCTCATCGCTGCGCGTATTGCGGTACGCTGATGCGCCCCTATCCCAATAAAGAACTTTTTCCCGATGGGCGATGTCCGATTCGCCAATGCCTCGGTCACAACTCCTCAACAGCAAAAGTTTCGGAGAAATTAGACCCAAACCAAGACCGATTGCTGATTGCCAAACCGCAAATTTTAACCTATTGGACTGGGCCGGCGATCGACGAATTAGCAATTTTTAAGGCAGCCATAAAAAACGGACTAGATGCCGAACTTTACCCAGAATCAGACCTATGCGATGTAGCAATTAACGGTCGCAATATCGGCATTGATGCTAAGTCATACACCAGTCCTGTCTCCCTTGCTTTGCGCCTCAACCGCACTGGCATCGGAGGGCTGAAGCACTACCGCCGCCGCATCATTGCCGTCAGCGACCAATTAATTGAGGAGCGGCCAGATTACCTCTCTACTTTCGAGTCAGCGCTCGATAAAAAAGGCGATCCTGCTACTCTCGAAATTCTGTCTGTTTCACAAGTCATTGAGTTGTTAAAGGCAATCAAATATGAGAATTAA
- a CDS encoding pPIWI_RE_Z domain-containing protein: protein MRIKPDFWTGIDRISWLCVLMAEFIETNSLEYAPLTISGMASIINAPALTKARQAIFNMRLMSLAYVTEQSVKHAVAIYNDRHYRNKTQGTYKINLETLHFERTDPLEDPLIAASRQILGQPLAHQFYSATFADPRQPMAVALGEETTAARVPIGPIAAPLAPRRTHSLDRLPKAKIRIPLSELYELAVEMDEREANHPEKRRGSWVQRFEHFALKVPEIGKGLREETVIELEGIKHLIGLPGSGKTTLLVLIAVWLGKRGYKAMFVFPSIEVARQYMAELAFHEIKVGMLVGQSDGTRRRHANNIAEAIAASGGNGGFAYSLEQAEVFGLNCVLPAFSTADTSMWGFGYAPCKEILQSGGKKGQMKKYLCPVWTVCGRHKAPRDLLDADIWVGHVLSMDTEVPPHAIRDRIRYFELIARTFDVVVFDEADMVQSNLDAYGAATLKLSGAKESIHLAIQEQIHNPFARGENYRLFDRNVELYSRNLSEFGDRNTSLITAVQNMPSSRVSQRYENQLLTVLRIVSDLLDGYEKTSKRDRLDEEGVKQGFSKSRALTQFWETAAYHAFYDRTGIEPHDRLNLDLCAQSLGINPDTLKQQWETQIINFRRYLAENLIERRDNIVKEIAKLFLPLCFKDSTASAEAQDTITLLVCVTFVILGYQRIVPQTRTMVAEGLIREPIVESTATPELRQLIPENILGSFSGVKYSFQSAQTTRSQARNVELSYIIFVGAPRMLMHRFHQLFEADGELTGPAVLMTSATSFLEASPAYHINSGPDYLLKPRQTEHDPKKSIYRFKWLPDREWRDEPLRFSGAVELRDRNLKKMVDALVQGGTKKSEIYKSILNFDVQHGIYRKAALIVNSYEQARNVKKFINDYHPEIGKRTKAVVNFLDNGEQPTDFVTRAQCEALGDDETCDIIIFPLLAIGRGVNIVFTKGDRQLDAAIGTIYFLTRPHPTTDDTQLLYSLAGKATQEFDSRVFTEAEDLSAISNAWKQSRKQLWKTANRLLREPLMASRLGEDLFKPFTANQMVGILQTIGRGMRNGCPVQVYFVDAAWAIKSTKNEPDSGRDSMLVQMRIILEECVKHPDPVVREIYQELYGAFLDPLRRIDGVVYPPSLRNSEGLTEEEDDFDDFSPLLEM, encoded by the coding sequence ATGAGAATTAAACCGGATTTCTGGACGGGAATAGATCGCATTTCCTGGCTGTGTGTCTTGATGGCAGAATTTATTGAGACTAATTCCCTAGAATATGCCCCTTTAACGATATCGGGAATGGCGAGTATCATCAATGCACCCGCGTTGACAAAAGCCCGCCAAGCCATTTTCAATATGCGCCTGATGTCGCTGGCTTACGTGACAGAACAGTCAGTGAAACACGCCGTTGCTATTTATAACGATCGCCACTACCGCAACAAAACTCAAGGAACCTATAAAATTAACTTAGAAACACTTCACTTTGAACGCACAGACCCCCTAGAAGACCCTTTAATTGCCGCATCGCGTCAAATTCTGGGCCAGCCTTTGGCACACCAATTTTACAGCGCCACCTTTGCCGATCCCCGCCAGCCAATGGCCGTTGCTTTAGGTGAAGAAACAACAGCCGCGAGAGTGCCAATTGGGCCGATCGCAGCCCCGCTTGCACCGCGCCGCACTCATTCCCTCGATCGCTTGCCGAAAGCAAAAATCCGCATTCCCCTTTCGGAACTGTACGAGTTAGCAGTTGAGATGGATGAACGCGAAGCAAATCACCCTGAAAAAAGACGGGGTAGCTGGGTACAACGGTTTGAACATTTTGCACTTAAGGTGCCAGAAATTGGTAAGGGTTTGCGGGAAGAAACAGTCATCGAATTAGAAGGCATCAAGCACTTAATTGGACTGCCTGGATCGGGCAAAACAACTTTGCTCGTATTAATAGCTGTGTGGTTGGGAAAACGCGGTTATAAAGCAATGTTTGTGTTTCCCTCCATTGAAGTTGCCAGACAGTACATGGCAGAACTGGCATTTCACGAAATTAAAGTGGGAATGCTAGTCGGTCAAAGCGATGGAACTCGTCGCCGACACGCTAACAATATTGCCGAGGCGATCGCAGCATCAGGGGGAAATGGCGGCTTTGCCTATAGTTTGGAACAGGCAGAAGTTTTTGGCTTAAATTGCGTCTTACCTGCGTTTTCTACTGCTGATACTTCGATGTGGGGATTTGGTTATGCACCCTGCAAGGAAATTTTACAAAGCGGTGGCAAAAAAGGGCAGATGAAAAAGTATCTTTGTCCGGTTTGGACGGTGTGCGGCCGCCACAAAGCACCCCGCGATTTGCTAGATGCCGATATTTGGGTCGGCCACGTTCTTTCAATGGATACTGAAGTTCCACCTCATGCTATTCGCGATCGCATTCGTTATTTTGAATTAATTGCCCGGACATTTGATGTCGTAGTTTTTGACGAAGCAGATATGGTGCAATCAAATCTGGATGCTTACGGTGCAGCAACTTTAAAACTTTCGGGGGCGAAAGAATCTATCCATTTAGCCATTCAAGAGCAAATTCACAATCCTTTTGCTCGCGGAGAAAACTATCGATTGTTCGACCGCAATGTAGAACTTTACAGCCGCAATTTATCGGAATTTGGCGATCGCAATACATCATTAATTACTGCCGTTCAAAATATGCCCTCATCGCGAGTGAGCCAACGCTATGAGAATCAGTTATTAACCGTTCTGAGAATAGTCAGCGATTTGTTGGATGGCTATGAGAAAACTTCTAAACGCGATCGCCTAGACGAAGAGGGAGTCAAACAGGGATTTAGCAAAAGTCGAGCCTTAACTCAATTCTGGGAAACAGCAGCTTACCATGCTTTTTACGATCGCACTGGCATTGAACCGCACGATCGGCTCAACCTGGATCTGTGCGCTCAAAGCCTGGGAATCAACCCCGACACCCTCAAACAGCAGTGGGAAACTCAAATTATTAATTTTCGCCGTTATTTAGCAGAGAATCTAATCGAACGGCGCGACAATATTGTCAAAGAAATTGCCAAATTGTTTTTGCCTTTGTGTTTTAAGGATAGCACTGCATCAGCCGAAGCTCAGGATACAATTACCTTACTTGTTTGCGTTACTTTCGTGATTTTAGGCTATCAGCGGATCGTACCGCAAACTAGAACAATGGTAGCAGAAGGACTGATTCGGGAACCGATTGTCGAATCAACGGCAACACCGGAACTGCGACAACTGATTCCTGAGAATATTTTAGGGTCTTTTTCGGGGGTAAAATACAGTTTCCAATCGGCACAAACTACTCGAAGTCAAGCCCGAAATGTGGAACTGTCTTATATTATTTTTGTGGGCGCGCCTCGGATGTTAATGCACCGTTTTCATCAGTTATTTGAGGCAGATGGCGAACTGACAGGGCCGGCAGTTTTAATGACTTCAGCTACTTCTTTTCTCGAAGCAAGTCCTGCTTATCACATTAACTCTGGGCCGGATTATCTGCTGAAGCCGCGCCAAACAGAACACGATCCCAAAAAGAGCATTTACCGCTTCAAATGGCTGCCCGATCGCGAATGGCGCGATGAACCTCTCCGATTTAGCGGTGCAGTCGAACTGCGCGATCGCAATTTAAAAAAAATGGTAGACGCGCTGGTGCAAGGAGGAACCAAGAAATCTGAAATTTACAAATCCATCCTCAACTTTGACGTGCAACATGGTATTTACCGCAAAGCTGCCTTAATTGTTAACAGCTACGAACAAGCTCGGAACGTTAAGAAATTTATCAACGATTACCATCCAGAAATCGGCAAAAGAACCAAAGCAGTTGTTAATTTTCTCGATAACGGAGAGCAACCAACTGATTTCGTCACAAGGGCTCAGTGCGAGGCTTTAGGAGATGATGAAACTTGCGATATTATCATTTTTCCGCTGTTGGCAATTGGTAGAGGCGTAAATATTGTTTTCACCAAAGGAGATAGGCAACTCGATGCAGCCATTGGTACAATTTATTTCCTCACCCGTCCCCACCCCACGACTGACGATACACAACTTTTGTACAGTCTAGCCGGAAAAGCTACCCAAGAATTTGACAGTCGAGTTTTTACTGAAGCAGAAGACTTGTCAGCAATTTCTAATGCTTGGAAACAGTCGAGAAAACAACTCTGGAAAACGGCTAATCGGCTGTTACGCGAACCTCTCATGGCTAGCCGTTTGGGTGAAGATTTATTTAAACCGTTTACGGCCAATCAGATGGTTGGGATTTTGCAAACAATTGGGCGCGGGATGCGAAATGGGTGTCCGGTACAAGTTTACTTTGTCGATGCAGCTTGGGCAATTAAATCTACTAAAAATGAACCTGACTCCGGGCGGGACAGTATGCTAGTTCAGATGCGAATTATTTTAGAAGAATGCGTCAAGCATCCCGATCCAGTGGTTCGAGAAATTTATCAAGAACTTTACGGTGCATTTCTCGATCCCTTGCGGCGCATTGATGGCGTAGTTTACCCGCCAAGTTTACGGAATTCAGAAGGTTTGACAGAGGAAGAAGATGATTTTGATGATTTTTCACCTTTATTGGAGATGTAA
- a CDS encoding RNaseH domain-containing protein, whose protein sequence is MNDKIFDKIEFDDDGEAKETTIIGDATMNDEIFDEIESDDDEETEATVLSDTLYIPLGKPKSLKEIPLAFTVPDNIEPVTVKGLTLGWTKAALHELSTIQKAACKGDSASKNLPYSSLLGLLEVGLDSAARIQSNLGLSLFSLNSKSVKEPEPFAYLNSESTQDIQKALRPIINEWITNFLKPFAEKEEGLLEVIDRLEDLHDRKELLTITPSESQVLPWKWSEATGTAQARKTYDYRVLVDYAARAIAGKEIFQGLGTMKRVISSSGSLTTGMAELITDPITLPKHTGKFSLVVRLEVVTYPSLHQPLLKIDVSKRRWLSGLQPARYNSANISGFVFSQDYSDRTFRYTVLSQSEKQDKNQQDKKKKWFWAIDKDFEALRGKLKLPLKTPNGQNIDGSQIALGQASTERCQVMLTYRNGLQEGKHGIEAGVPEIDKLEAFEKIAEIFKPIGFKPFDNYLEVKFKRGESHKLDNTASRMINLPTLLGAALEVLEKDDNSDLTTKYLESFEDDELNNLLTKHLDINLDNISKGRKALQLVCQLKELKAMIQENQEAMRRLYPNENLLLVVFYQEQLHTEVKLLQAMIRVLWGDTIEVIANSLPPNTHGPKESLPGASLKAKERSQHRIKAWESIVQKLALRKQRTFCLVMAREWYPKNKHDDSVNKPSSRQALATIAGSCVQFLLPIETTKEKQLLKLDDFFHRVQAALKDLLYAHSGRIDDVKEKVDKWLKDVPAEARPKEIIGITIVRKQKGRARGDIGPTFLPIAMRLKVETGECELCCAYEKGNNLQISPWSKFSDAIAFISQISPVKLADKQEARQLRFMEFVKQIISNSVDEGNQPLVMIDSSNCAQLWPWLVDARMNANQINFETKSGSPLYEHMEQEWKGARLIRIRQDLAPGIIDKKVRYLTETSLEDTRTKKELTSTLEIPSASSLKGLFRLSATNQTGCVAYLSVRNEKPGKLRGQSCYRSTKINVAAKKADDSQDKLLNNADLKVDEAAKKADDSQGKLLNKAKLKVDQIASKPPFLGQWTTPNPLEIVVTLRQENDNPDRLAALVESLRYSFGHYSDWSSLPAPLFFERVVRDYISEFAIEDEQMEAEPELEE, encoded by the coding sequence ATGAACGACAAAATTTTTGACAAAATTGAATTCGATGATGACGGCGAAGCAAAGGAAACTACTATTATTGGAGATGCCACCATGAACGACGAAATTTTTGACGAAATCGAATCCGATGATGACGAAGAAACTGAAGCGACTGTGCTTTCAGACACCCTTTACATTCCTCTCGGCAAGCCCAAAAGTCTGAAAGAGATTCCCCTAGCTTTTACCGTGCCAGATAACATCGAGCCAGTAACAGTCAAAGGCTTGACGCTAGGTTGGACAAAAGCTGCTTTGCATGAGCTTTCGACCATCCAAAAAGCTGCTTGCAAGGGCGATTCAGCTAGTAAAAATCTCCCTTATTCCTCGCTGCTAGGTTTGTTAGAAGTAGGACTTGACAGTGCAGCGCGGATTCAGTCAAATTTAGGTTTGAGTTTGTTTTCGTTGAATTCCAAAAGTGTAAAAGAGCCGGAACCATTTGCTTACTTAAATTCCGAAAGTACACAAGATATACAGAAAGCGTTACGCCCAATTATCAACGAGTGGATAACAAATTTCCTAAAACCTTTTGCTGAAAAAGAAGAGGGGCTATTGGAAGTTATCGACCGTTTGGAAGATTTGCACGATCGAAAGGAGTTGTTAACAATTACTCCGTCTGAGTCTCAAGTTTTACCTTGGAAATGGTCAGAAGCAACAGGAACAGCTCAGGCTAGAAAGACTTATGATTATCGGGTGTTAGTCGATTATGCAGCTCGCGCGATCGCGGGAAAAGAGATTTTTCAGGGGCTAGGAACAATGAAGCGGGTTATCTCTAGCAGTGGTAGCCTCACAACAGGGATGGCAGAATTGATTACCGATCCCATTACTTTACCAAAACATACGGGAAAATTCAGTCTGGTGGTACGCTTAGAAGTCGTAACCTATCCTTCTTTGCATCAGCCTTTATTGAAGATAGATGTTTCCAAACGCCGCTGGTTAAGTGGGTTGCAACCTGCACGCTATAACTCAGCAAATATTAGCGGCTTTGTGTTTTCTCAAGACTACAGCGATCGCACCTTTCGCTACACGGTGCTTTCTCAGTCCGAAAAACAGGATAAAAATCAGCAGGACAAAAAGAAAAAGTGGTTTTGGGCGATCGATAAAGATTTTGAAGCATTGCGTGGCAAGCTAAAACTCCCGCTGAAAACCCCTAACGGTCAAAATATTGATGGTTCCCAAATTGCTTTGGGTCAAGCTTCAACAGAACGCTGTCAAGTAATGTTAACTTACCGCAACGGACTGCAAGAAGGAAAACACGGAATTGAGGCTGGCGTACCAGAGATTGATAAATTAGAAGCTTTTGAAAAGATTGCCGAAATTTTCAAGCCTATTGGCTTCAAACCTTTCGATAATTACTTGGAAGTAAAATTTAAGAGGGGTGAAAGCCATAAACTCGACAATACTGCTTCACGCATGATTAACTTGCCTACTCTGTTAGGTGCTGCTTTAGAAGTTCTCGAAAAAGACGACAATTCTGATTTGACTACAAAATACCTAGAAAGCTTTGAGGACGATGAGCTAAACAACTTGCTGACTAAACACCTTGACATCAATTTAGATAATATTTCAAAAGGCAGAAAAGCCCTGCAATTGGTTTGTCAATTAAAAGAACTCAAGGCGATGATTCAGGAAAACCAGGAAGCTATGCGTCGGCTATATCCTAACGAAAACCTGTTGCTTGTTGTCTTTTACCAAGAACAATTACACACCGAAGTGAAACTGCTGCAAGCAATGATTCGAGTTCTCTGGGGTGATACTATCGAAGTTATTGCTAATAGTTTACCACCAAACACTCACGGGCCCAAAGAGTCATTGCCCGGTGCAAGTTTGAAAGCCAAAGAGCGATCGCAACACCGAATAAAAGCCTGGGAGTCGATCGTCCAAAAACTTGCTTTACGCAAACAGCGAACTTTTTGCCTCGTAATGGCACGGGAATGGTATCCAAAAAATAAACATGACGATTCGGTGAATAAACCCTCATCCCGTCAAGCACTGGCTACAATCGCTGGTTCTTGCGTGCAGTTTCTGCTACCGATTGAAACAACTAAGGAGAAACAACTTCTTAAACTAGATGATTTTTTTCATCGAGTACAAGCTGCTCTAAAAGACTTACTTTATGCTCATTCTGGCCGCATTGATGATGTCAAAGAAAAGGTTGACAAATGGCTAAAAGACGTTCCAGCAGAAGCAAGACCAAAAGAAATTATCGGGATTACGATCGTCCGCAAACAGAAAGGTCGCGCTCGCGGTGATATTGGCCCTACATTTTTACCTATTGCTATGCGCCTCAAGGTGGAAACAGGTGAATGCGAACTCTGCTGTGCCTATGAGAAGGGTAATAATTTACAAATCAGCCCTTGGAGCAAGTTTTCTGATGCGATCGCCTTTATTTCCCAAATCTCTCCCGTGAAACTGGCTGACAAACAAGAGGCGCGTCAACTTCGTTTCATGGAATTTGTCAAGCAGATAATTTCCAATTCAGTAGACGAGGGAAATCAACCATTAGTGATGATTGATTCTTCCAACTGCGCGCAACTTTGGCCTTGGCTCGTCGATGCCAGGATGAATGCAAATCAGATTAATTTTGAAACCAAGTCGGGAAGCCCCTTGTACGAACACATGGAGCAAGAATGGAAAGGCGCGCGGCTGATTCGGATTCGCCAAGACCTCGCCCCTGGAATTATCGATAAAAAAGTCCGATATTTAACAGAAACTTCTCTGGAAGATACGCGGACAAAAAAAGAACTGACTTCAACCCTTGAAATTCCTTCAGCCTCTAGTTTAAAGGGATTATTTCGACTAAGTGCAACTAATCAAACGGGTTGTGTTGCTTATCTATCTGTAAGAAATGAAAAACCAGGTAAATTACGCGGTCAAAGTTGCTATCGCTCAACAAAAATTAACGTAGCTGCCAAGAAAGCTGATGATTCTCAAGACAAACTTTTAAATAATGCTGATTTAAAAGTTGACGAAGCTGCCAAGAAAGCTGATGATTCTCAAGGCAAACTTTTAAATAAAGCTAAATTAAAAGTTGACCAAATCGCAAGCAAACCGCCGTTTTTGGGTCAGTGGACAACTCCCAATCCCCTTGAGATTGTTGTTACCTTGCGACAAGAAAATGACAATCCCGATCGCCTTGCTGCGCTTGTGGAATCTCTTCGCTATAGTTTCGGTCACTACAGCGACTGGTCGAGCTTACCGGCTCCCCTGTTCTTCGAGCGAGTTGTGCGAGACTATATCAGCGAATTTGCAATTGAAGATGAGCAAATGGAGGCGGAACCAGAGTTAGAGGAATAA
- a CDS encoding TIGR04168 family protein translates to MNKAKSIKIAVVGDVHDLWEPEDGEALKHLGVDLVLFVGDFGNESVEVVRAIAQLDIPKAAVFGNHDAWYTATEWGRSQCPYDRTQENWVKQQLDLMGEAHVGYGKRDFPELGVTVVGSRPFTWGGSEWKYGDFYSEWFGVESFEESARRIAGAAADADCENVIFLGHTGPTGLGEAPEDPCGRDWKPLGGDWGDPDFAEAIDRTRSSGKHIPLVTFGHMHHKLRHKKHELRKSLEVSAEGTVYLNAASVPRIAKRECSKLRNFSIVLLENGAVSEVSLVWVGEDFAVEREQILYRRTESAAICS, encoded by the coding sequence ATGAATAAAGCTAAATCTATCAAAATTGCGGTGGTGGGGGACGTTCACGATCTGTGGGAACCTGAAGACGGCGAGGCCCTGAAGCATCTGGGCGTTGATTTGGTGCTGTTTGTGGGGGATTTTGGCAATGAGTCGGTGGAGGTGGTGCGGGCGATCGCCCAATTGGACATTCCGAAAGCAGCGGTGTTTGGGAACCACGACGCTTGGTACACGGCGACAGAGTGGGGCCGCAGTCAGTGCCCTTACGATCGCACTCAAGAAAATTGGGTGAAACAGCAGTTAGATTTAATGGGAGAAGCTCACGTCGGTTACGGGAAAAGGGATTTTCCAGAATTGGGCGTAACTGTGGTGGGCAGCCGCCCGTTTACTTGGGGGGGATCGGAGTGGAAGTACGGGGATTTTTACTCGGAGTGGTTTGGGGTAGAAAGTTTTGAGGAGTCGGCGCGGCGCATAGCAGGGGCAGCAGCGGATGCCGATTGCGAAAATGTGATTTTTTTGGGTCACACGGGCCCGACGGGGTTAGGAGAGGCTCCTGAAGACCCCTGCGGGCGAGATTGGAAGCCGTTGGGAGGGGATTGGGGCGACCCGGATTTTGCGGAGGCGATCGATCGAACTCGGAGTTCTGGAAAGCACATACCTCTGGTAACTTTTGGTCATATGCACCACAAACTGCGGCACAAAAAGCACGAGTTGCGGAAGTCGCTGGAGGTGAGTGCGGAGGGTACGGTGTATTTGAATGCGGCCAGCGTACCGCGAATTGCGAAGAGAGAGTGCTCGAAATTGCGGAATTTCTCGATCGTCCTGCTGGAAAATGGAGCAGTCTCGGAAGTGTCTCTGGTATGGGTAGGCGAAGATTTCGCGGTAGAAAGGGAACAAATTCTTTATCGGCGCACTGAATCTGCAGCTATTTGTAGTTAG
- a CDS encoding flagellar alpha dynein: MKAANRQLAEWDAELNQLHERNGDLGLKVQMLEQELKEARRDREANKKSAPTVAEFPEPADLLNQLKARRKKSGANLADMEVVLEILGTDGSEI; encoded by the coding sequence TTGAAAGCGGCCAACAGGCAACTTGCAGAGTGGGATGCAGAACTGAATCAGTTGCACGAGCGCAACGGCGATTTGGGACTGAAGGTGCAGATGCTGGAGCAAGAACTCAAGGAAGCGCGGCGCGATCGGGAAGCAAATAAAAAATCGGCTCCGACCGTCGCAGAATTTCCAGAGCCAGCCGACTTGCTCAACCAGTTGAAAGCGCGGCGCAAAAAGTCCGGCGCAAACTTGGCAGATATGGAGGTGGTCTTGGAGATACTTGGAACAGATGGGAGCGAAATTTGA